In Mytilus galloprovincialis chromosome 1, xbMytGall1.hap1.1, whole genome shotgun sequence, the following are encoded in one genomic region:
- the LOC143065506 gene encoding protein SSUH2 homolog isoform X1, which translates to MASSRQQYNSSECPADESDDGESGDDTVDPDEPVIAGEGIGENAKVAPPQDMGSVPGYPNVKFDASLLPPPPSNVPKASDYKQPEFTKVPVITEETARTALLDYVEDQFCWGKGTAKKLQFTNLQSSTSYHYILETYTETRSTKYENVAFKGQPIDGPQNGIPPGPWDIITNPCDIFSDEIRKMEVPHTASVKPCHRCKATGYLICSSCSGRGRKRCGGCNGRGRKRRRVKRKNGWRTVTRTCGGCHGTGKRRCHRCSGTGRVVCGTCEGTTQVKWFIQLTITWKNNLGHHIVEKTDLPDELIKDVAGTLGFQDTQPRVLPIAMFPEPEINQASHRLVNEHSKFPNCRILMQRHVIRMVPVTQCDYQHKETTLNYFVYGLDCKVHAPTYPDQCCWGCTIL; encoded by the exons ATGGCGTCATCACGTCAGCAGTACAACTCATCTGAATG TCCTGCAGATGAGAGCGATGACGGAGAGTCGGGGGATGATACTGTTGATCCCGATGAACCAG TTATTGCTGGAGAAGGTATTGGAGAGAATGCCAAGGTTGCTCCTCCACAAGACATGGGATCTGTACCCGGATATCCTAACGTCAAGTTTGATGCAT cGTTGCTGCCACCTCCACCATCTAATGTACCCAAGGCATCTGACTACAAACAACCAGAGTTTACAAA agTTCCTGTGATAACAGAAGAAACAGCTAGAACCGCATTGCTTGATTATGTTGAGGACCAGTTTTGTTGGGGGAAAGGAACGGCAAAAAAACTTCAGTTTACAAATCTTCAGTCTTCTACGTCATACCAT TACATCTTGGAGACATACACAGAGACAAGATCAACGAAATATGAAAATGTAGCGtttaaag GCCAACCCATTGATGGACCACAAAATGGAATTCCACCTGGACCATGGGACATTATCACAAATCCTTGCGATATCTTCAGTGATGAAATACGTAAGATGGAGGTACCACATACAGCGTCAGTTAAG CCCTGTCACAGATGTAAAGCAACAGGCTATTTGATATGCTCGTCATGTAGTGGAAGAGGAAGG AAACGATGTGGAGGGTGTAATGGAAGAGGAAGAAAAAGAAGACGTGTTAAGAGAAAGAATGGATGGAGAACTGTTACACGGACGTGTGGGGGTTGTCACGGAACAGGAAAAAGAAG ATGCCATAGGTGTAGTGGTACTGGTCGTGTTGTATGTGGGACATGTGAAGGAACAACACAAGTCAAATGGTTTATACAGCTAACAATCACTTG GAAAAACAACTTGGGTCATCATATTGTAGAGAAAACAGACTTACCAGATGAGCTGATAAAAGATGTCGCTGGCACTTTAGGTTTTCAAGATACACAACCACGG GTTCTTCCGATTGCCATGTTTCCTGAACCAGAAATCAATCAAGCATCTCATCGCTTAGTGAACGAGCACAGTAAATTTCCAAATTGTAGAATTTTAATGCAG AGGCACGTGATAAGGATGGTACCAGTTACTCAGTGTGATTACCAGCATAAAGAAACGACCctcaattattttgtttatggTTTAGACTGTAAAGTTCATGCGCCGACATACCCAGATCAGTGTTGTTGGGGATGTACAATTCTGTGA
- the LOC143065506 gene encoding protein SSUH2 homolog isoform X2, with protein MSKAIRRMPQISPADESDDGESGDDTVDPDEPVIAGEGIGENAKVAPPQDMGSVPGYPNVKFDASLLPPPPSNVPKASDYKQPEFTKVPVITEETARTALLDYVEDQFCWGKGTAKKLQFTNLQSSTSYHYILETYTETRSTKYENVAFKGQPIDGPQNGIPPGPWDIITNPCDIFSDEIRKMEVPHTASVKPCHRCKATGYLICSSCSGRGRKRCGGCNGRGRKRRRVKRKNGWRTVTRTCGGCHGTGKRRCHRCSGTGRVVCGTCEGTTQVKWFIQLTITWKNNLGHHIVEKTDLPDELIKDVAGTLGFQDTQPRVLPIAMFPEPEINQASHRLVNEHSKFPNCRILMQRHVIRMVPVTQCDYQHKETTLNYFVYGLDCKVHAPTYPDQCCWGCTIL; from the exons ATGTCTAAAGCCATTAGAAGGATGCCGCAAATAAG TCCTGCAGATGAGAGCGATGACGGAGAGTCGGGGGATGATACTGTTGATCCCGATGAACCAG TTATTGCTGGAGAAGGTATTGGAGAGAATGCCAAGGTTGCTCCTCCACAAGACATGGGATCTGTACCCGGATATCCTAACGTCAAGTTTGATGCAT cGTTGCTGCCACCTCCACCATCTAATGTACCCAAGGCATCTGACTACAAACAACCAGAGTTTACAAA agTTCCTGTGATAACAGAAGAAACAGCTAGAACCGCATTGCTTGATTATGTTGAGGACCAGTTTTGTTGGGGGAAAGGAACGGCAAAAAAACTTCAGTTTACAAATCTTCAGTCTTCTACGTCATACCAT TACATCTTGGAGACATACACAGAGACAAGATCAACGAAATATGAAAATGTAGCGtttaaag GCCAACCCATTGATGGACCACAAAATGGAATTCCACCTGGACCATGGGACATTATCACAAATCCTTGCGATATCTTCAGTGATGAAATACGTAAGATGGAGGTACCACATACAGCGTCAGTTAAG CCCTGTCACAGATGTAAAGCAACAGGCTATTTGATATGCTCGTCATGTAGTGGAAGAGGAAGG AAACGATGTGGAGGGTGTAATGGAAGAGGAAGAAAAAGAAGACGTGTTAAGAGAAAGAATGGATGGAGAACTGTTACACGGACGTGTGGGGGTTGTCACGGAACAGGAAAAAGAAG ATGCCATAGGTGTAGTGGTACTGGTCGTGTTGTATGTGGGACATGTGAAGGAACAACACAAGTCAAATGGTTTATACAGCTAACAATCACTTG GAAAAACAACTTGGGTCATCATATTGTAGAGAAAACAGACTTACCAGATGAGCTGATAAAAGATGTCGCTGGCACTTTAGGTTTTCAAGATACACAACCACGG GTTCTTCCGATTGCCATGTTTCCTGAACCAGAAATCAATCAAGCATCTCATCGCTTAGTGAACGAGCACAGTAAATTTCCAAATTGTAGAATTTTAATGCAG AGGCACGTGATAAGGATGGTACCAGTTACTCAGTGTGATTACCAGCATAAAGAAACGACCctcaattattttgtttatggTTTAGACTGTAAAGTTCATGCGCCGACATACCCAGATCAGTGTTGTTGGGGATGTACAATTCTGTGA